The Claveliimonas bilis genome window below encodes:
- a CDS encoding exopolysaccharide biosynthesis polyprenyl glycosylphosphotransferase gives MKEKKNRRYKTMRKGHNTFRAWKILTQGMLIALYFLASAQVMREIWKERYLPVTLLYMVMLEVSYLMLEAGNIEQRRILDLVYGQFFGALCANLFFALLMYTVSTLSFEAILPYFFTLTLLEVMSGILWAVLFFWIYLKGQSFKKALFIYGNRERMPETVLENNRINGYFQITKSMHFREGIPKAMKLMEECEAVFLGDIPCQERNELMKTAVRMDRECYSIPKVTDIYIKNTTIRRLYDKVLFRCSQSRLTREQEVIKRAEDVIVSFLLLVPALPVMLLIALGIKLEDRGPVFYRQKRVTKGGREFDMLKFRSMHVDAEKDGPRLAGKYDSRITKVGRVIRNLHFDELPQLFNIFRGEMSLVGPRPERREFIEEYAKIIPEFTERLKVRGGLTGYAQIYGKYNTGPEDKIKYDLIYIYQYSLRLDIRLLFLTVRILFQKENAEGVEEKEQDDTGDQKGDGHGKH, from the coding sequence GTGAAAGAAAAGAAAAACCGCAGGTATAAGACAATGAGGAAAGGACACAATACATTTAGAGCATGGAAAATATTGACTCAGGGGATGCTTATCGCCCTGTATTTTCTGGCATCGGCACAAGTAATGCGGGAAATCTGGAAAGAGCGTTATCTTCCGGTCACTCTTTTGTATATGGTGATGCTGGAAGTATCTTATCTGATGCTGGAGGCCGGAAATATCGAGCAAAGGAGGATCCTTGACCTTGTATACGGGCAGTTTTTCGGCGCTCTGTGTGCAAATCTCTTTTTTGCCCTGCTGATGTATACAGTCAGCACGCTCTCTTTTGAAGCCATACTTCCATATTTTTTCACACTGACTTTATTAGAGGTCATGTCAGGTATCCTGTGGGCCGTTCTCTTTTTCTGGATTTATCTGAAGGGACAGTCCTTCAAGAAAGCTCTTTTTATTTACGGGAACAGAGAGAGGATGCCTGAGACTGTTCTGGAAAATAACCGGATCAACGGATACTTTCAAATTACAAAATCTATGCATTTTAGAGAGGGAATCCCAAAAGCAATGAAACTGATGGAAGAATGTGAGGCGGTTTTCCTTGGAGATATTCCCTGTCAGGAGCGAAATGAGCTTATGAAAACCGCTGTCCGGATGGACCGGGAATGCTACAGTATTCCAAAAGTGACAGATATTTATATCAAAAATACTACGATCCGGCGGCTTTATGACAAAGTACTTTTCCGATGCAGCCAAAGTCGCCTCACAAGGGAGCAGGAGGTGATAAAGCGGGCAGAGGATGTGATAGTATCCTTCCTTCTTCTTGTTCCAGCCCTTCCTGTCATGCTGCTGATCGCACTTGGTATTAAGCTTGAGGATAGAGGTCCCGTATTTTACAGGCAGAAAAGAGTGACAAAGGGCGGCAGGGAATTTGACATGCTGAAATTCAGAAGTATGCATGTGGATGCGGAAAAGGACGGGCCAAGGCTTGCGGGAAAATATGACAGCCGCATTACAAAGGTGGGGAGAGTAATCCGGAATCTTCATTTTGACGAGCTGCCACAGCTTTTTAACATCTTTCGGGGAGAGATGTCTCTGGTAGGTCCAAGACCGGAACGGCGGGAGTTTATTGAAGAGTATGCAAAAATAATCCCGGAATTTACGGAGAGGCTGAAAGTGCGGGGAGGTCTTACAGGATATGCACAGATATACGGGAAATACAATACGGGCCCGGAAGATAAGATAAAATACGACCTGATCTATATTTATCAATATTCACTCCGGCTGGATATCCGCCTTTTGTTTCTCACTGTCCGCATTCTGTTTCAGAAAGAAAATGCGGAAGGGGTAGAGGAAAAAGAGCAGGATGACACCGGAGATCAGAAAGGAGACGGACATGGAAAACATTAG
- a CDS encoding aldolase catalytic domain-containing protein has translation MENIRLLDCTLRDGGYINDWNFGEKTIRSIIDRLIEAKTDLVEVGFLRNCTYDPDRTLFHSVRELKKVLPSSHGNTKFVAMALHNQYDIRNLEECDGTVDAVRVTFHDYDVEEGLDFCRKVKEKGYQLFINPINIMGYRDQELVKLLKKVSNLEPYGFSIVDTFGSMTKKELVRIYSLCENNLDEAIVLGLHLHENMAQSFLLAQTFLEMKDPRRNCVLDASLNGMGRVPGNLCLELIMDYMNRSYGKDYDIDPVLDAIEEYITPIKSREPWGYMAEYFISAKYNLHRNYAEYLLSKGTLTARDMHQILKMLPENKKSAFDPACIEELYQEYKNQTVSDQASLGSLKQIFEGRAVVLLAPGTSLEYQWDKVKDYIRSQKAIIVSANFYFAEQEGGFAFFSNAKRFAEYQALRKQDIHVILTSNITKGVRPGDDVINYRRLAMEGEEPSENCGIMLLRLMSLLKVKEAALAGFDGYTSEGEDYMKGYFGAFQNAREGDNRKIAGEIRKLQKKIKILFLTPSQYEEAV, from the coding sequence ATGGAAAACATTAGACTGCTGGATTGTACGTTAAGGGACGGAGGGTACATCAACGACTGGAATTTTGGGGAAAAGACGATCCGAAGTATCATTGACAGGCTGATCGAGGCCAAAACAGATCTGGTGGAGGTGGGATTTTTAAGGAACTGTACCTATGATCCTGACCGTACCTTGTTTCATTCTGTAAGAGAATTGAAAAAAGTCCTTCCTTCCAGCCATGGAAATACAAAATTTGTAGCTATGGCCCTTCACAATCAGTATGATATACGAAATCTGGAAGAGTGTGACGGGACTGTGGACGCAGTGCGTGTTACTTTCCATGACTATGATGTGGAAGAAGGACTGGATTTCTGCAGAAAGGTGAAGGAAAAAGGCTACCAGCTTTTTATCAATCCCATCAATATTATGGGTTACCGGGATCAGGAGCTGGTAAAGCTTCTGAAAAAAGTCAGCAATCTGGAACCTTACGGATTTTCTATTGTAGATACCTTTGGTTCCATGACAAAAAAAGAGTTGGTGAGGATTTATTCTCTCTGTGAGAACAATTTAGACGAAGCGATTGTTTTGGGCCTTCACCTCCATGAAAACATGGCCCAGTCTTTCCTTCTTGCCCAGACGTTTCTGGAGATGAAGGATCCAAGGAGAAACTGCGTTCTGGACGCTTCTTTAAACGGAATGGGGCGGGTACCGGGGAATCTCTGTCTGGAACTGATCATGGATTATATGAACCGAAGTTATGGGAAAGATTATGACATTGATCCGGTATTGGATGCCATCGAGGAGTATATTACTCCCATCAAGAGCAGGGAACCCTGGGGTTACATGGCGGAATATTTCATCTCAGCAAAATATAATCTCCACCGGAATTATGCCGAATATCTGCTGTCAAAAGGAACCCTCACCGCAAGAGACATGCATCAGATCTTAAAAATGCTGCCGGAAAACAAAAAAAGTGCCTTTGATCCGGCTTGTATTGAAGAGCTGTATCAAGAATATAAAAATCAGACTGTGTCAGATCAGGCTTCCCTTGGCAGTCTGAAACAGATATTTGAAGGCCGTGCGGTAGTTTTGCTGGCTCCGGGGACAAGTCTCGAATATCAGTGGGATAAGGTGAAAGACTATATCAGGTCCCAAAAGGCAATCATCGTGTCAGCAAATTTCTATTTTGCGGAGCAGGAAGGCGGCTTTGCCTTTTTCAGCAATGCAAAACGTTTTGCGGAGTATCAGGCGCTTCGGAAACAGGATATCCATGTGATTCTTACATCTAACATTACAAAAGGCGTTCGTCCGGGAGATGATGTCATCAATTACCGGCGCCTTGCCATGGAAGGAGAAGAGCCTTCAGAAAACTGCGGCATTATGCTCCTTCGTCTGATGAGCCTTCTGAAAGTAAAGGAAGCCGCACTTGCAGGGTTTGACGGATATACATCGGAAGGAGAAGATTATATGAAAGGATATTTCGGGGCGTTTCAAAATGCCAGAGAGGGAGATAACCGGAAGATTGCCGGAGAGATCCGGAAACTGCAGAAGAAAATCAAGATTTTGTTCCTGACTCCATCACAATACGAGGAGGCGGTTTAA
- a CDS encoding KdsC family phosphatase has protein sequence MQQVLEKLDMIRYLILDVDGTMTDGGVYLDSRGEEMKKFSIKDGAGILLARQAGIETVILTGRESMCVSRRAKELGIREVFQNIKDKKEFLVRFLEEKKITPEEAAYIGDDLNDLEAMKCVGTAVCPQDAAKQIKSFCPFVLSSKGGEGAVREFVEMILEKRGIQYEGLVL, from the coding sequence ATGCAGCAGGTACTTGAAAAGCTGGATATGATCCGGTATCTGATCCTGGATGTGGACGGCACGATGACAGACGGAGGGGTTTATCTGGACAGCCGGGGAGAGGAAATGAAAAAGTTTTCCATTAAGGACGGGGCAGGGATCCTCCTTGCAAGACAGGCGGGAATTGAGACTGTGATCCTGACAGGAAGAGAGAGCATGTGTGTTTCGAGAAGAGCAAAAGAGCTTGGCATCCGGGAGGTCTTTCAGAATATAAAGGATAAAAAAGAGTTCCTTGTCCGCTTTCTTGAAGAGAAAAAGATTACCCCGGAGGAGGCTGCCTATATTGGAGATGATTTGAATGATCTGGAGGCAATGAAATGCGTAGGGACGGCTGTCTGTCCCCAGGATGCAGCGAAACAGATCAAGTCCTTCTGTCCTTTTGTACTTTCCAGCAAAGGAGGGGAAGGAGCAGTACGTGAATTTGTGGAGATGATTCTGGAAAAAAGGGGAATACAGTATGAAGGATTGGTTTTATGA
- a CDS encoding polysialyltransferase family glycosyltransferase, whose protein sequence is MILYQALSSYQILECMVHRQVFYKDQKCILILGTYIRERMPKYWELETKGFFDEVYLFRFGGYRGSEDEIIRQVEEELKVSLPYALEDFEKILAAGIHTYLQVYMAFRGIPFEMFEDGSGALSRPWILADIHRKSSPARYELIEKYRLYDHQNSMITKKYCDMKAQEQGFYDKKAEDFQVMEHFHSLTDQKKEGIRHIFTLPFQKGREDRVLLLTQQFANLGQIPYDGQICIYRHLFAYYLRDRKVIIKTHPDDILYYHRLFPEAEVIRETFPSELLPLVFEKMPDSVCTVSSTGVNQIRGEFKEHIIFGPSYETSYVYDGIYYAALRLADHLGIYHICVSGVNEIQLHYLAELCPEFSGKFSVSREKAEGPCLCFTGDLEEEDVRIKGEIGGKEREEGAEGILYLNEKKGYRMKSFEKMIPVSVREGERQHTIFFQSGKEEIKEMAAEFWEEIKLPYLEEEIAIEKLNDDQMKIRMLEGILEATQKRLLEYIRREKELKSKISVLEGKVKRDVGEP, encoded by the coding sequence ATGATATTATATCAGGCGCTGTCGTCGTACCAGATTCTGGAATGTATGGTTCACAGACAGGTTTTTTATAAAGATCAGAAATGTATCTTAATCCTGGGAACCTATATCCGGGAGAGGATGCCGAAATACTGGGAACTGGAGACAAAGGGCTTTTTTGACGAAGTATATCTGTTCCGCTTTGGCGGATACAGGGGGAGCGAGGATGAGATCATACGTCAGGTAGAAGAAGAACTGAAGGTAAGCCTGCCGTATGCTCTGGAGGATTTTGAAAAAATACTGGCAGCAGGCATCCATACTTACCTGCAGGTATATATGGCTTTTCGAGGGATTCCCTTTGAAATGTTTGAGGATGGAAGCGGAGCCTTAAGCCGTCCCTGGATTCTGGCTGATATTCATCGAAAAAGTTCACCTGCCAGATATGAATTGATTGAAAAGTATCGGCTGTACGATCATCAAAATTCCATGATTACAAAAAAATATTGTGATATGAAAGCCCAGGAACAGGGATTTTATGACAAAAAGGCGGAAGATTTTCAGGTTATGGAACACTTCCACAGTCTGACGGATCAGAAAAAAGAAGGCATCCGGCATATTTTTACCCTTCCTTTTCAAAAAGGGAGGGAGGACAGAGTGCTTCTTCTGACCCAGCAGTTTGCCAATTTGGGGCAGATTCCCTACGACGGACAGATCTGTATTTACCGTCACCTCTTTGCTTATTATTTAAGAGACAGGAAAGTTATCATTAAAACGCATCCGGATGATATTCTTTACTATCATCGGCTTTTTCCAGAGGCGGAGGTGATCCGTGAGACTTTTCCCTCGGAGCTTCTGCCCCTTGTGTTTGAGAAGATGCCGGACAGCGTCTGCACCGTAAGTTCTACAGGGGTCAATCAGATCCGGGGAGAATTTAAGGAGCATATTATTTTCGGACCTTCCTATGAGACAAGTTATGTGTATGACGGAATTTATTATGCAGCCTTACGGCTGGCGGACCATCTGGGAATATACCATATATGTGTATCAGGAGTCAATGAGATTCAGCTTCATTACCTGGCAGAGCTTTGTCCGGAATTTTCGGGGAAATTTTCAGTAAGTCGGGAAAAGGCAGAAGGCCCATGTCTTTGTTTTACAGGAGATCTGGAAGAAGAGGATGTGAGAATCAAAGGAGAAATAGGCGGGAAAGAAAGAGAAGAGGGGGCGGAAGGTATCCTGTATCTCAATGAAAAGAAAGGGTACCGGATGAAAAGCTTTGAGAAGATGATCCCTGTCAGTGTCCGGGAAGGGGAAAGGCAGCACACAATATTTTTTCAGTCAGGAAAGGAAGAGATAAAAGAAATGGCAGCAGAATTTTGGGAAGAGATCAAGCTTCCTTATCTGGAAGAGGAAATTGCTATTGAAAAATTAAATGACGATCAGATGAAAATCCGTATGCTGGAAGGGATTCTGGAGGCAACTCAAAAAAGGCTTCTGGAATATATCAGACGGGAAAAAGAGCTGAAGAGTAAAATTTCCGTATTGGAAGGAAAGGTGAAAAGAGATGTGGGTGAACCGTAG
- a CDS encoding CatB-related O-acetyltransferase has product MLINSKFYFPTEYGQGVTLTGEDTDICYASAKDCVLEAPVRFCSGVKIDAEKIGAFSFFNQNSSLRFIESIGRFALFASEVIMGGAVHPVESISTHLLFQNMDNSWNRNFHSLCSQEGFLEEIVRYQKEHELKGKTRIVIGNDVWIGNRAVILRGVTIGDGAVVGAGAVVTRDVEPYTIVGGVPARTIRKRFSDKVIEKLEQVKWWDYGPDIMAGIDLNQPEEAVKYLEERVENGFARYAGEKFAFHPGSRTITRRENKEEVLLYKI; this is encoded by the coding sequence ATGCTTATCAATTCAAAATTTTATTTTCCAACAGAATACGGCCAGGGGGTTACACTTACCGGAGAAGATACAGATATTTGCTATGCCTCTGCAAAGGATTGTGTGCTGGAGGCTCCCGTGAGATTTTGTTCCGGAGTGAAGATTGATGCGGAGAAGATCGGAGCATTTTCTTTTTTTAATCAGAACAGCAGCCTTAGGTTTATCGAATCCATTGGAAGATTCGCCCTTTTTGCTTCAGAAGTGATCATGGGAGGCGCCGTTCATCCCGTTGAATCCATCAGTACCCATCTTCTTTTCCAGAATATGGACAACAGCTGGAACCGGAATTTCCACAGTCTGTGCAGTCAGGAGGGTTTTCTGGAAGAGATTGTGCGTTATCAAAAAGAGCATGAACTGAAAGGAAAGACAAGGATCGTCATCGGCAATGATGTCTGGATCGGTAACCGGGCTGTCATTTTGAGGGGAGTGACCATCGGAGACGGCGCCGTGGTAGGAGCGGGGGCAGTGGTGACAAGGGATGTGGAGCCTTACACGATTGTGGGAGGCGTGCCTGCAAGAACGATCCGGAAACGCTTTTCAGATAAAGTGATCGAAAAGCTGGAACAGGTTAAATGGTGGGATTACGGGCCGGATATTATGGCCGGAATTGATCTGAATCAACCGGAGGAAGCGGTGAAATATCTGGAAGAAAGAGTAGAAAACGGATTTGCCAGATATGCAGGGGAGAAATTTGCCTTTCACCCTGGAAGCAGAACGATCACAAGGAGAGAGAATAAAGAAGAGGTCCTTTTATATAAAATATAA
- the kdsB gene encoding 3-deoxy-manno-octulosonate cytidylyltransferase, translating into MRTAGIIPARYGASRLPGKPIQDIQGRPMIWWVYQKAIKAKRLDQVLVAADDERIMEECSKWKIPAVLTGTSHRNAASRLQEVSERIGADFYVQINGDEPLIRPEYIDAVIPETIPTEEEFGTNIIAPVASPAEVLDPSNIKVVFDSSLRALYMSRTPIPNPFLSIDVTYYKHVGILGYNKKMLDFYKNSVPGTFEKIEGIDTLRFLDYGKHLQFIVLEEVESLSVDTSKDLEYVRKLLQREKDIVETGNKKSR; encoded by the coding sequence ATGCGGACAGCAGGAATTATACCGGCCAGATATGGAGCATCCCGGCTTCCGGGGAAACCCATTCAGGATATCCAGGGAAGGCCGATGATCTGGTGGGTGTATCAGAAGGCAATAAAGGCAAAAAGATTAGATCAGGTTCTGGTAGCGGCAGATGATGAGAGGATTATGGAAGAATGCAGCAAATGGAAGATTCCGGCAGTTCTGACCGGAACATCTCACCGCAATGCAGCCAGCAGGCTTCAGGAAGTATCCGAAAGGATTGGGGCAGACTTCTATGTGCAGATCAACGGTGATGAACCTTTGATCCGTCCGGAATATATTGACGCTGTGATTCCAGAGACTATTCCGACAGAGGAGGAGTTTGGCACCAATATTATTGCACCTGTGGCATCTCCGGCAGAGGTGCTGGATCCCTCCAATATTAAAGTAGTGTTTGACTCATCCCTCCGGGCACTCTACATGTCGAGAACGCCAATCCCCAACCCTTTTCTATCCATTGATGTTACCTATTACAAACATGTGGGGATTCTTGGATATAATAAGAAGATGCTGGACTTTTATAAAAATTCTGTGCCGGGGACTTTTGAGAAGATTGAGGGAATCGACACACTGCGTTTTTTGGATTACGGAAAACATCTGCAGTTTATTGTGCTTGAAGAGGTGGAAAGTCTTTCAGTGGATACGTCCAAGGATCTGGAATATGTAAGAAAATTACTGCAGAGAGAAAAAGATATTGTCGAAACGGGCAATAAAAAAAGCCGGTAA
- a CDS encoding metal-dependent transcriptional regulator: MNINESAENYLETILILSKSHPVVRSVDVATELDFKKSSVSVAMKKLRESNHIQVSPEGYITLTPSGREIAECIYERHQLISSWLIRLGVDPKVAVADACRMEHVISAESFEAIKRHIE; the protein is encoded by the coding sequence ATGAATATAAATGAATCTGCGGAAAATTATCTGGAAACGATTCTTATCTTAAGCAAATCCCATCCTGTCGTCCGCTCTGTGGATGTTGCTACCGAATTGGATTTTAAAAAATCCAGCGTCAGCGTGGCTATGAAAAAACTGCGTGAAAGCAATCACATTCAGGTATCACCGGAAGGTTACATCACTCTGACGCCATCCGGACGGGAAATTGCTGAATGTATCTATGAACGTCATCAGCTGATCTCTTCCTGGCTGATCCGTCTCGGCGTGGATCCCAAGGTAGCTGTAGCAGATGCCTGCCGCATGGAACATGTCATCAGCGCCGAAAGTTTTGAAGCGATCAAACGCCATATTGAATAA
- the pcrA gene encoding DNA helicase PcrA codes for MSIYDSLNGPQREAVYHTEGPLLILAGAGSGKTRVLTHRIAYLIEEKGINPWNILAITFTNKAAGEMRERVDQIVGFGAESIWVSTFHSTCVRILRRHIDRLGYDTNFTIYDTDDQKTLMKDVCKRLQIDTKVYRERNLLAAISAAKNELITPEEYRLQSEGDFGRQKIASVYEEYEKQMRANNALDFDDLLLKAVQLFQTQPEVLDYYQERFRYIMIDEYQDTNTVQFQLVSLLAAKYRNLCVVGDDDQSIYKFRGANIRNILNFEQVFEDARVIKLEQNYRSTSTILDAANAVIRNNRGRKEKTLWTDNGQGEKITFRQFDTAYDEAEYIVGDIKENIENGRCNYNDNAVLYRTNAQSRLLEEKLVAANIPYKIVGGINFYARREIKDLLAYLKTIDNARDDLAVRRIINVPKRGIGLTSVNRLQEYALARDISFYEALLGADLIPGIGRGIARLESFAALMEHFRTRADEISISQLLDEILETTGYIEELKTEGEIEAEARIENIDELKNKIAAYEEACQEQGERPSLSGFLEEVALVADVDSLDENSDYVVLMTLHSAKGLEFPQVYLAGMEDGLFPSYMTITADDPEEIEEERRLCYVGITRAKEHLTLTCAKRRMVRGETQYNKMSRFLKEIPMELLETGIKFEKEEREEEKPQPWQQARQSFRSKPFTAPKPVQQFKVAGGKGPGYDVGDRVRHVKFGEGIVTSIVEGGRDYEVTVEFDTAGTKKMFAVFAKLQKI; via the coding sequence ATGAGTATTTATGACAGCCTGAACGGGCCGCAGAGAGAAGCGGTATATCATACAGAAGGACCACTTTTGATCCTGGCAGGCGCCGGATCGGGAAAGACCCGCGTGCTGACACACAGGATTGCATATTTAATAGAAGAAAAAGGAATTAATCCCTGGAATATCCTTGCCATTACTTTTACAAATAAAGCGGCCGGCGAGATGAGAGAAAGGGTGGATCAGATCGTTGGTTTTGGGGCGGAAAGCATTTGGGTGAGTACTTTTCACTCTACATGCGTGAGGATTTTGAGACGCCACATTGATCGCTTGGGATACGATACAAATTTTACGATTTATGACACAGACGATCAGAAAACATTGATGAAGGATGTGTGCAAACGTCTTCAGATTGATACAAAAGTTTATCGGGAGAGAAATCTTCTGGCAGCTATTTCAGCGGCGAAAAATGAGCTTATTACTCCGGAAGAATACCGGCTGCAGTCAGAAGGGGATTTCGGAAGGCAGAAAATAGCTTCCGTCTATGAGGAATATGAAAAACAGATGAGGGCAAATAACGCACTGGATTTTGACGACCTTCTTCTGAAAGCGGTGCAGCTGTTCCAGACACAGCCGGAGGTTCTGGACTATTATCAGGAGCGCTTCCGGTATATTATGATCGATGAATATCAGGATACCAATACGGTACAGTTTCAGCTTGTCAGTTTGCTGGCAGCTAAATATCGGAATTTATGTGTAGTAGGTGATGATGACCAGTCTATCTACAAATTCCGGGGAGCAAATATCAGAAATATCCTGAATTTTGAGCAGGTGTTTGAGGATGCCAGGGTGATCAAGCTGGAGCAGAATTACCGGTCTACAAGTACGATACTGGATGCGGCAAATGCAGTGATAAGAAACAATAGAGGCAGAAAAGAAAAGACATTGTGGACGGATAACGGTCAGGGAGAAAAGATCACCTTCCGTCAGTTTGACACTGCCTATGACGAGGCAGAATATATTGTGGGCGATATAAAAGAGAACATAGAAAACGGAAGGTGCAATTATAATGATAATGCGGTCCTTTACCGGACAAATGCTCAGTCCCGGCTTTTGGAGGAGAAGCTTGTAGCGGCCAATATTCCCTATAAAATTGTGGGCGGCATTAATTTCTATGCAAGGCGGGAAATAAAAGATCTGCTTGCTTATTTGAAGACCATTGATAATGCCAGAGATGACCTTGCGGTCAGACGTATTATCAATGTTCCCAAAAGAGGGATCGGACTTACCAGTGTAAACCGGCTGCAGGAATATGCCCTTGCCAGAGATATCAGTTTTTATGAGGCTCTGCTGGGAGCAGATCTGATTCCGGGAATCGGAAGAGGGATTGCACGGCTGGAGTCATTTGCGGCTTTGATGGAACATTTCCGTACCAGGGCTGATGAGATCAGTATTTCTCAGCTTCTGGATGAGATCCTGGAAACGACGGGGTACATAGAAGAGCTGAAAACAGAAGGGGAAATCGAGGCGGAAGCAAGAATTGAAAATATCGATGAGCTGAAAAATAAAATAGCCGCTTATGAGGAGGCCTGCCAGGAACAGGGAGAGAGACCGAGTTTAAGCGGCTTTCTGGAAGAGGTTGCTCTTGTAGCGGATGTGGATAGCCTGGATGAGAACAGCGACTATGTTGTTTTGATGACGCTGCACAGTGCCAAAGGACTGGAATTTCCACAGGTTTATCTTGCTGGTATGGAAGATGGGCTGTTTCCAAGCTATATGACCATTACGGCAGACGACCCGGAGGAGATAGAGGAGGAGCGAAGGCTTTGTTATGTGGGAATCACAAGGGCTAAGGAACATCTGACTTTAACCTGCGCAAAGCGCCGTATGGTAAGAGGAGAAACGCAGTACAATAAAATGTCCCGGTTTTTAAAAGAGATTCCTATGGAACTTCTGGAAACGGGAATAAAATTTGAAAAAGAGGAAAGGGAAGAAGAAAAACCGCAGCCGTGGCAGCAGGCAAGGCAGTCTTTTCGGTCAAAGCCCTTCACTGCGCCAAAGCCGGTACAGCAGTTTAAAGTTGCAGGAGGAAAAGGTCCCGGCTATGATGTGGGCGACAGAGTACGTCATGTCAAATTTGGAGAAGGGATTGTGACTTCCATTGTAGAAGGCGGAAGAGATTATGAAGTGACTGTGGAATTTGATACGGCCGGAACGAAAAAAATGTTTGCAGTATTTGCAAAACTGCAGAAAATATAA
- a CDS encoding DUF4366 domain-containing protein → MSKVEDIIAASKLNELIRKKDDDEKRGKTVLWVLAIVGAIAAVAAIAYAVYCFFTPDYLEDFEEDFDDDFDDDFFSEEDQV, encoded by the coding sequence ATGAGCAAAGTAGAGGATATTATTGCAGCATCAAAACTGAATGAGCTGATTCGGAAAAAAGATGATGATGAAAAACGCGGAAAGACAGTGCTGTGGGTACTGGCCATTGTAGGAGCGATCGCAGCAGTGGCAGCAATTGCATATGCAGTATATTGTTTCTTTACCCCAGATTACCTGGAGGATTTTGAAGAAGATTTTGACGATGATTTCGATGACGATTTCTTCAGTGAGGAAGATCAGGTATAA